From Fusarium fujikuroi IMI 58289 draft genome, chromosome FFUJ_chr07, a single genomic window includes:
- a CDS encoding probable PAP1-poly(A) polymerase yields the protein MASEQAYGVTPPISVQLPTETELRQSDALLEELKRQKTFESPAETAKREEVLASIQTICDAFVRRVAQEKEPKNEVLIRNARGKVFTYGSYRLGVYGPGSDIDTLIVAPKYVTREDYFKFFPDLLLSMAPKDAITDMAVVTDAFVPIIKFEYSGISIDLIFSRVIQKQLSPDFKDLKDSGLLRGLDEAELRSLNGTRVTDEILTLVPEQSTFKNALRAIKLWAQRRAVYANIMGFPGGVAWAMLVARVCQLYPRATFSVIVNKFFLVISQWRWPQPVLLKPIEGGPLPVRIWNPKLYKGDTYHLMPVITPAYPSMCATFNITRSSMAIINRELKRALQISESIMVGKRPWSDLFVKHTFFTAGYKYYISVTSAAKTKEAHTIWSGYVESKVRMLVQKLEQHQSIALAHAFNKGYERQHRCHNQEEIEAVQEGSLDYLCKEDTEHTTAVKIEPAVAELPIKAENGENGQPIKPENGQGNEQVKTENGENDHVVKPEPTEDTGPITVVPVKPETSNESKPTDTATASGPSDIYTTTHYIGLELASGAKSLDLSYQVDEFKELCTSWQKYKDDLKDDVSIGVQHVRNFNLPDDVFDDGEKKPQKKAAAKGSANGKKRGPPEENPPPAKRQQASIAAAG from the exons ATGGCATCTGAACAGGCTTACGGCGTGACGCCCCCCATTTCCGTTCAACTCCCAACGGAAACCGAACTGCGACAATCGGACGCTCTCCTGGAAGAATTGAAGCGCCAAAAGACCTTCGAGAGTCCCGCAGAGACTGCCAAGAG AGAAGAAGTCCTGGCCTCAATCCAAACCATTTGCGATGCGTTCGTCCGTCGAGTCGCCCAGGAGAAAGAACCCAAGAACGAGGTCCTCATACGAAATGCAAGGGGCAAAGTCTTCACTTACGGCAGTTATCGCCTCGGCGTCTATGGCCCCGGCTCTGATATCGACACTCTCATCGTCGCGCCGAAATACGTGACCCGCGAGGATTACTTCAAGTTCTTCCCAGATCTGCTTCTCTCGATGGCCCCCAAGGATGCCATAACTGATATGGCTGTCGTGACTGATGCTTTCGTACCCATCATCAAGTTTGAGTACTCTGGCATAAGCATTGATTTGATCTTTTCTAGGGTCATTCAGAAGCAGCTATCTCCCGATTTCAAAGACCTCAAGGACTCTGGCTTGCTGCGCGGCCTAGATGAGGCAGAGCTGCGGTCTCTGAACGGCACACGGGTAACGGACGAGATCCTCACGCTAGTCCCTGAACAGAGCACATTCAAGAATGCGTTGCGAGCCATCAAACTGTGGGCGCAACGGCGTGCTGTCTACGCCAACATCATGGGTTTCCCTGGTGGTGTTGCATGGGCCATGCTCGTCGCACGCGTTTGCCAGCTCTACCCAAGGGCTACGTTCTCGGTGATTGTTAACAAGTTCTTTTTGGTTATTAGCCAATGGCGCTGGCCGCAACCCGTTCTCCTCAAGCCCATCGAGGGTGGGCCTCTCCCTGTTCGAATCTGGAACCCCAAG CTCTACAAGGGTGATACCTATCATCTAATGCCCGTCATTACTCCTGCGTATCCATCCATGTGTGCCACTTTCAACATTACTCGTTCATCGATGGCGATTATAAATCGAGAACTTAAGCGGGCTCTTCAGATATCTGAGAGCATCATGGTGGGCAAGCGCCCCTGGAGCGATCTCTTTGTCAAGCATACCTTTTTCACCGCAGGGTACAAATACTACATCTCTGTTACCTCAGCAGCGAAGACAAAGGAGGCCCACACGATCTGGTCTGGTTATGTTGAGTCCAAGGTTCGAATGCTAGTGCAGAAACTTGAGCAACACCAGTCCATCGCGCTAGCCCATGCCTTCAACAAGGGCTATGAACGACAACACCGATGTCACAATcaggaagagattgaggctgtGCAGGAAGGGAGCCTCGATTACCTATGTAAGGAAGACACCGAGCACACTACTGCTGTCAAGATTGAGCCCGCAGTCGCAGAGCTACCAATCAAGGCTGAAAACGGAGAGAATGGCCAGCCTATCAAGCCTGAGAATGGTCAGGGCAACGAACAGGTCAAGACCGAGAACGGTGAGAATGATCACGTTGTTAAGCCTGAGCCTACAGAAGACACTGGTCCTATTACGGTCGTGCCTGTCAAACCTGAGACATCCAATGAGTCCAAACCAACAGACACTGCGACGGCAAGCGGCCCATCCGACATTTACACAACTACTCACTATATTGGCCTCGAGCTGGCTTCTG GCGCCAAATCACTTGATCTTTCTTACCAGGTTGATGAGTTCAAGGAACTTTGCACCTCGTGGCAGAAATACAAGGATGATCTGAAAGATGACGTCTCTATTGGTGTTCAACATGTCCGAAA CTTCAACTTACCAGACGATGTATTCGACGacggcgagaagaagccccagaagaaggctgcagcTAAGGGCTCAGCAAACGGCAAGAAACGGGGCCCCCCAGAG GAGAATCCTCCCCCAGCAAAGAGACAACAAGCTTCGATTGCTGCCGCAGGCTGA